Proteins from a genomic interval of Luteolibacter sp. Y139:
- a CDS encoding MFS transporter, which yields MNDRRIYPLKGLPQQRQIWSWISYDVANQSFTLIVNTMLFSVFFGAVIVQDDTKDDRLWSLAFGGSMLLAALLSPLAGAAADERAWKKSGLIVTGVVCALFTCGLAFLKPGQIWLTMLLYIPANFAFAIGENFLASFLPTLARKEEVGRLSGFSWGLAYFAALVLIFITAGSMMLFKLNDPEKWRPFFMMAGLWFLFFTIPTILWLKEPAVEHTVHSGKSWLTAGFVRLGETFKHLRGYRDLAMLMAASFFFGTGMSVVVSFASKLAGEYGFTNEKMVIFMAVITVSGIIGTVVPMLFQDRIGHRLTSALLLGVWVLAAAGFAGYAYLYEAHMVNGVGHYPTWPLWLIGNLLGFGLGSLGSANRAFVGYLAPPEKSAEFFGIWGLMIKLAAVMTFPFAWVKDTTGNPQALLLLAGFIAVGLVLTLLIDEKRGHAVAQRGVEGAE from the coding sequence ATGAACGATCGTCGAATCTATCCGCTCAAGGGACTGCCGCAGCAACGCCAGATCTGGAGCTGGATTTCCTATGACGTGGCGAACCAGTCCTTCACGTTGATCGTGAACACGATGCTGTTCTCGGTGTTTTTCGGCGCGGTGATCGTGCAGGACGATACCAAGGACGATCGCCTGTGGTCGCTGGCCTTTGGCGGCAGCATGCTTTTGGCCGCCTTGTTGTCGCCGCTGGCGGGCGCGGCGGCGGACGAGCGGGCCTGGAAAAAGTCGGGACTGATCGTTACCGGCGTCGTTTGCGCCCTCTTCACCTGCGGTCTCGCCTTTCTCAAGCCGGGGCAGATTTGGTTGACCATGCTGCTCTATATTCCGGCGAACTTCGCGTTCGCGATCGGGGAGAACTTCCTCGCCAGCTTCTTGCCGACCTTGGCGCGAAAGGAGGAGGTGGGGCGCCTGAGCGGGTTCTCGTGGGGACTCGCTTATTTCGCCGCGCTGGTTCTCATTTTCATCACTGCGGGCAGCATGATGCTCTTCAAATTGAATGACCCGGAGAAATGGCGCCCGTTCTTCATGATGGCCGGGCTGTGGTTCCTTTTCTTCACCATTCCGACGATCCTCTGGCTGAAGGAACCTGCGGTGGAGCACACCGTTCACTCGGGGAAATCGTGGCTCACCGCCGGCTTCGTTCGGCTTGGTGAGACCTTCAAGCACCTGCGCGGATATCGCGATCTCGCGATGTTGATGGCGGCCTCGTTCTTCTTTGGCACCGGCATGAGCGTGGTGGTCTCGTTCGCCAGCAAGCTGGCGGGAGAATACGGATTCACGAACGAGAAGATGGTGATCTTCATGGCGGTGATCACGGTGTCCGGGATTATCGGGACGGTGGTGCCGATGCTGTTCCAGGATCGCATCGGGCACCGGCTCACTTCGGCGTTGCTGCTCGGCGTGTGGGTGCTCGCGGCCGCCGGCTTCGCGGGATATGCCTACCTTTACGAGGCTCACATGGTGAACGGTGTCGGCCACTATCCGACGTGGCCGCTGTGGCTGATCGGGAACTTGTTAGGCTTCGGTCTCGGTTCACTGGGTTCGGCGAACCGGGCGTTCGTCGGGTATCTGGCACCGCCGGAAAAATCGGCCGAATTTTTCGGGATCTGGGGTCTGATGATCAAACTTGCGGCCGTGATGACCTTCCCGTTTGCGTGGGTGAAGGACACGACCGGCAACCCGCAGGCCTTGCTCTTGTTAGCCGGTTTCATCGCCGTGGGACTGGTGCTCACGCTGCTGATCGATGAAAAACGCGGCCACGCGGTGGCGCAGCGCGGTGTGGAAGGGGCGGAATAG
- a CDS encoding Gfo/Idh/MocA family protein yields the protein MKFGIIGAGMIGHFHAKAITAMTGGELHSVFDLRGEAAEKLAAEYGAKAYSDMAAFLADPELEIVTVGTPSGAHLDPSLAALNAGKHVICEKPLEVTVERIDQLMAAAKANGKTLSAVLNRRFHPGMEAFKKASDEGRFGKLTSASCYVKWYRDQAYYDSAGWRGTWALDGGGALMNQSIHTIDALIYLAGPVKAVQASMACLAHERIEVEDIAVAIVEFENGARGVIEGSTCTWSKDGHPARVQLSGTEGSVFLADEAFEIWDFMNEKPEDAEIRSTLMKGQAAGLGANDPKAINFYQHQRNFEEVVNAIQKGRETTVSAAEARKPVAVIRAIYESASKGGEKVYLKE from the coding sequence ATGAAATTCGGAATCATCGGTGCCGGCATGATCGGCCACTTCCACGCCAAGGCGATCACCGCGATGACCGGTGGCGAACTCCACTCGGTCTTCGACCTCCGCGGTGAGGCCGCCGAGAAATTGGCCGCCGAATACGGTGCCAAGGCCTACTCCGACATGGCTGCCTTCCTCGCCGATCCCGAGCTGGAAATCGTCACCGTCGGCACTCCGTCCGGCGCTCACCTCGATCCCTCCCTCGCCGCCCTGAATGCCGGCAAGCACGTCATCTGCGAGAAGCCTCTGGAAGTCACCGTCGAGCGCATCGACCAGCTCATGGCCGCCGCCAAGGCGAATGGCAAGACCCTCTCCGCTGTCCTCAATCGCCGCTTCCACCCCGGCATGGAAGCCTTCAAGAAGGCCTCCGACGAAGGCCGCTTCGGCAAGCTCACCTCGGCCTCCTGCTACGTGAAGTGGTATCGCGACCAAGCCTACTACGACTCCGCCGGCTGGCGCGGCACCTGGGCACTCGATGGCGGCGGTGCGCTGATGAACCAGTCGATCCACACCATCGACGCCCTCATCTATCTCGCCGGTCCCGTGAAAGCCGTGCAGGCAAGCATGGCGTGCCTCGCCCACGAGCGCATCGAGGTGGAAGACATCGCCGTCGCCATCGTCGAATTCGAAAACGGCGCACGCGGCGTGATCGAAGGCTCCACCTGCACTTGGTCGAAGGATGGCCACCCGGCCCGCGTCCAACTCAGCGGCACCGAGGGCTCCGTCTTCCTCGCCGATGAAGCCTTCGAAATCTGGGACTTCATGAACGAGAAGCCGGAGGACGCCGAAATCCGCTCCACGCTCATGAAAGGCCAAGCCGCCGGCCTTGGCGCGAACGATCCCAAGGCGATCAATTTCTACCAGCACCAGCGGAACTTCGAGGAAGTGGTCAACGCCATCCAGAAGGGCCGCGAGACTACCGTCTCCGCCGCCGAAGCCCGCAAGCCGGTCGCCGTCATCCGCGCAATCTACGAGAGCGCCTCCAAGGGCGGGGAAAAGGTCTATTTGAAGGAATGA
- a CDS encoding MFS transporter — protein MSDNSQHRAWWTQLNGYHWFVMTVASLAWFFDCLDQRLFSLARNPALKALMPGAPDGDIQAVGKEVTALFLVGWGIGGMIFGALGDRYGRSKMLTVTVLLYSIFTGLSFFSTHYWDFAIYRFLTGVGVGGVFGLAVALIAETVPDGARAGALGTLQVLSTVGNITAAFINMGVDALQTAGTITPGTGWRWLFLVGAVPAFLVFFIRGYLKEPEPWLKLKREGRLPTGSILAPYAALLRDARWRRNLIVGAIISSTGVVGLWAIGEYAVDLQRIVFRKHFEATGAVGPELAKLVNGAVTNAYLLTMVGAAFGMSFFTWLCGKTGRKVAFAVGFSSAAIITALVYWKMNSPMDAYWMTPLMGGAQLGVLAGFAIYLPELFPSRLRSTGTSFCYNLGRFAAAGGSFFSAALAKGAYGQYGSPDMERYSAMTMCVIYLAGIIVLIWAPETKGKPLPED, from the coding sequence TTGTCCGACAACTCTCAGCACAGGGCATGGTGGACCCAGCTCAATGGCTACCACTGGTTCGTCATGACCGTCGCCTCGCTGGCGTGGTTTTTCGACTGTCTGGACCAGCGGCTGTTCTCGCTGGCGCGCAATCCGGCGCTGAAAGCACTGATGCCGGGAGCGCCGGACGGAGACATTCAGGCGGTTGGCAAGGAGGTCACAGCCCTGTTCCTGGTGGGCTGGGGGATCGGCGGCATGATTTTCGGGGCATTGGGGGACCGCTATGGTCGCTCGAAAATGCTCACCGTCACGGTGCTGCTCTATTCGATCTTCACCGGGTTGAGCTTCTTCAGCACCCACTATTGGGACTTCGCGATCTATCGCTTCTTGACCGGCGTTGGCGTCGGCGGCGTGTTCGGTCTGGCCGTTGCCTTGATCGCCGAAACGGTACCGGATGGAGCGCGGGCTGGGGCGCTTGGGACGCTTCAGGTTCTTTCCACCGTCGGAAATATCACCGCGGCTTTCATCAACATGGGCGTGGATGCGCTGCAGACAGCCGGAACCATCACGCCGGGCACGGGCTGGCGGTGGCTATTCCTGGTGGGCGCGGTGCCAGCCTTCCTTGTGTTCTTCATCCGGGGCTACCTTAAGGAGCCCGAGCCGTGGTTGAAACTGAAGCGCGAGGGCCGCTTGCCGACGGGGAGCATTTTGGCCCCTTATGCCGCGCTGCTGCGTGACGCGCGGTGGCGACGCAACCTGATCGTGGGAGCCATCATTTCCTCCACTGGCGTGGTGGGGCTTTGGGCAATCGGGGAATATGCGGTGGACCTCCAGCGAATTGTGTTTCGCAAGCATTTCGAGGCCACGGGTGCCGTGGGGCCTGAACTCGCCAAGCTGGTCAATGGAGCGGTGACCAATGCCTACCTCCTTACCATGGTCGGCGCGGCGTTCGGGATGTCTTTCTTCACGTGGCTCTGTGGCAAGACCGGCCGCAAGGTGGCCTTTGCGGTTGGGTTCTCGTCTGCCGCGATCATCACGGCGCTGGTCTATTGGAAGATGAACTCGCCGATGGATGCGTATTGGATGACGCCGCTGATGGGCGGGGCGCAGCTTGGCGTGCTCGCTGGCTTTGCGATCTATTTGCCTGAGCTTTTCCCAAGTCGTTTGCGGAGTACCGGGACGTCTTTCTGCTACAATCTCGGTCGCTTTGCCGCTGCTGGCGGGAGTTTCTTCTCCGCGGCCCTCGCCAAGGGAGCGTATGGCCAATATGGCTCGCCTGACATGGAGCGCTACTCGGCCATGACGATGTGCGTGATCTATCTCGCGGGGATCATCGTCCTAATCTGGGCTCCGGAGACGAAGGGGAAGCCGCTGCCGGAGGATTGA
- a CDS encoding formylglycine-generating enzyme family protein: MKRLLLLLALLPSCQKETAASSSSSTPAQVAGLEKKDGMVRLSGGTYTMGHDGAFQTPYGEKTFPEEGPAHKVTVKGFWIDETEVTNAQFAEFIKATKYATFAEREVKAEDFPAEARGNLPGEKFNNGSIVFREDAHVEGDPNIPGRSIEWWRWDPTANWQHPTGKDSSITGKENYPVVCVIYEDAVAYAKWANKRVPTEAEWEYAARGGLEGKIYTWGDELKPDGKWMANSWQGEFPNKNTGDDGFKGSSPAKSFPPNGYGLYDMAGNVWELCSDLYDPDYFTECDPDNPTGPTTWVNRDTGKKGDGKVHRVTKGGSFLCHVSYCMRYRPAARHSQDSESPTNHTGFRCVRDLAEAK; encoded by the coding sequence ATGAAGCGCCTGCTGCTGCTCCTCGCCCTGCTGCCATCCTGCCAAAAGGAAACGGCCGCCTCGTCCTCATCATCCACTCCTGCCCAAGTGGCGGGATTGGAAAAGAAGGACGGCATGGTGCGCTTGTCCGGAGGCACTTACACCATGGGACACGACGGGGCATTTCAAACACCTTACGGGGAGAAAACCTTCCCGGAGGAAGGCCCGGCCCACAAGGTTACCGTAAAAGGTTTCTGGATCGACGAGACTGAGGTCACCAATGCCCAGTTCGCCGAATTCATCAAGGCCACCAAATATGCCACCTTCGCGGAGCGCGAGGTGAAGGCTGAGGACTTCCCCGCGGAAGCCCGCGGCAACCTGCCGGGCGAGAAGTTCAACAATGGCTCGATCGTCTTCCGCGAGGACGCCCACGTCGAAGGCGACCCGAACATTCCCGGCCGCTCCATCGAGTGGTGGCGCTGGGACCCGACCGCGAATTGGCAACACCCGACCGGCAAGGACAGCTCGATCACTGGCAAAGAGAACTACCCCGTGGTCTGCGTGATCTATGAAGACGCCGTCGCCTATGCCAAGTGGGCCAACAAGCGCGTCCCGACCGAAGCAGAGTGGGAATACGCCGCCCGCGGCGGTCTCGAAGGAAAGATCTACACCTGGGGCGATGAGCTGAAGCCCGATGGCAAGTGGATGGCCAACTCGTGGCAGGGCGAGTTCCCTAACAAGAACACCGGCGACGATGGCTTCAAAGGCAGCTCCCCCGCCAAAAGCTTCCCGCCGAACGGCTACGGCCTCTACGACATGGCCGGCAATGTCTGGGAACTCTGCAGCGACCTCTACGATCCGGATTATTTCACCGAGTGCGATCCCGACAATCCCACCGGCCCAACCACTTGGGTCAATCGCGACACCGGTAAAAAAGGCGATGGCAAGGTCCACCGCGTGACAAAGGGAGGCTCCTTCCTCTGCCACGTCTCCTACTGCATGCGCTACCGGCCCGCCGCGCGGCATTCGCAGGATAGCGAGTCACCGACCAATCATACCGGCTTCCGCTGTGTAAGGGATCTCGCCGAAGCGAAGTAA